In Ferroplasma sp., a single window of DNA contains:
- a CDS encoding thiolase family protein, giving the protein MISGFAEAVYKNYNGSVYDLMDEALGKALEMAGLERKDLDGFMTTFLPGVFDGNIYMHFFPDQICGYLGITPKYIDSLDYGGPSVLSALWRAERLIKDGVAENILLLFGGKGSDVRKRKQTVDSFEKLYPEITNTPYRHLINLYNSMNPVSDYALVAERHKKIYGSTDTQRAELIVKQRKNANRSGYAMFTGELSLEDVLNSPVISSPLHLLEIVYPVDGFHAFIVSNKPGKLRGIRIQNYGEAHQSFLPPEIDDITLTPAAESTKNFRREIAKCDFYELYDSFSITVMLQLENTGIVPKGQSGKFIEKNSISVDGDLPLNTGGGSINRGQPAYMSGSVLLYEALLQMNEMADGNQVKSPGKVFINGIGGWYRNHSVSLILGD; this is encoded by the coding sequence GATTTGATGGATGAAGCCCTGGGAAAAGCCCTGGAAATGGCAGGCCTGGAAAGAAAAGATCTTGATGGATTCATGACGACATTCCTGCCTGGCGTATTTGATGGAAACATATATATGCATTTTTTCCCGGATCAGATCTGCGGCTATCTTGGAATTACACCGAAATACATAGATTCCCTGGATTATGGTGGCCCATCTGTTTTATCAGCATTATGGAGGGCCGAACGGTTAATAAAAGATGGAGTGGCTGAGAATATTCTTCTGTTATTCGGTGGAAAGGGTTCCGATGTAAGGAAAAGAAAGCAGACAGTGGATTCATTTGAAAAACTCTATCCCGAGATAACAAACACACCATACAGGCATTTAATTAATCTTTACAACAGCATGAACCCGGTTTCAGACTATGCACTGGTCGCGGAAAGGCATAAAAAAATTTATGGGTCAACCGATACCCAGAGGGCTGAATTAATTGTAAAACAGAGGAAAAACGCAAACAGATCAGGATATGCAATGTTTACAGGAGAGCTATCTTTAGAAGATGTTCTAAATTCACCAGTAATATCATCTCCATTGCATCTGCTGGAAATAGTATACCCGGTGGATGGTTTCCATGCGTTCATTGTATCCAATAAGCCTGGAAAACTAAGGGGAATAAGAATACAGAATTACGGCGAAGCGCATCAGAGCTTCCTGCCGCCTGAAATTGATGATATAACCCTTACACCTGCAGCTGAAAGTACCAAAAATTTCAGGAGGGAAATAGCAAAATGCGACTTTTATGAACTTTATGATTCGTTCAGCATTACTGTAATGCTACAGCTGGAAAATACCGGCATAGTACCAAAAGGGCAATCCGGAAAATTCATTGAAAAAAATTCAATATCAGTGGACGGTGATTTACCGCTAAATACCGGTGGAGGAAGTATCAACCGCGGACAGCCTGCATACATGAGTGGCAGTGTTCTTCTGTATGAAGCCCTTTTGCAGATGAATGAAATGGCGGACGGGAACCAGGTAAAAAGCCCGGGAAAGGTATTTATCAACGGGATAGGTGGATGGTACAGGAACCATTCGGTTTCATTAATTCTGGGTGATTGA
- a CDS encoding zinc ribbon domain-containing protein, with product MKVDDLYNEYDKIFASNKMPFIKCKTCDKAYYYPRNVCPFCGSSNIEIMISSGTGEIYSCTEFKGGFYGIIKFPEGFGAYMNIDGDNIVIGRNVIIKFREIGGKILPYAYVD from the coding sequence ATGAAAGTAGACGATTTATATAATGAATATGACAAAATATTCGCCAGCAATAAGATGCCGTTCATAAAATGCAAGACATGCGATAAAGCCTATTATTACCCAAGGAACGTGTGCCCGTTTTGCGGCTCCAGCAATATAGAAATAATGATATCATCAGGTACTGGAGAAATTTATTCCTGCACAGAATTCAAAGGTGGATTTTATGGCATAATAAAATTTCCGGAAGGTTTCGGTGCGTATATGAATATTGACGGGGATAATATTGTAATTGGGAGAAATGTCATCATTAAATTTCGGGAAATAGGTGGAAAAATTCTTCCATATGCATATGTTGATTGA
- a CDS encoding IS110 family transposase — MLGYKIHLINPAKVPEIANNFKKTDREDSFQLADVFRKGGMKEIYVPSEDIENIRSLVRYRHSLGEEITLKKNKIHALLTSYGIIIKATDPFGKKGLREKKIETEISSIANSSDNIKLLMTIPGINFYTAAGILSEIGTINRFENKLKFASYTGLIPGEHSSGETIVKGHITKHGSPLLRFFLVETAHSLIRFTKKFRTKYLSIVRRLEKKRPIIVIARILAETIYSMLKNNVRYIEKEREGTVNPDELYFKRLEELSLKKKNNMNKLAGNVKVHDDSANLIYRGGIKDC, encoded by the coding sequence ATTTTAGGTTATAAAATACACCTGATAAATCCTGCGAAGGTACCTGAAATAGCTAACAATTTTAAGAAGACAGACAGGGAGGATTCATTCCAGCTTGCAGATGTATTCAGAAAGGGAGGAATGAAGGAGATATATGTTCCATCGGAAGATATAGAGAATATAAGGTCTCTGGTAAGGTACAGACATTCCCTTGGTGAAGAAATAACTTTAAAAAAGAATAAAATACATGCATTATTAACATCATACGGAATAATAATAAAAGCTACAGACCCATTCGGAAAGAAAGGATTAAGGGAAAAGAAAATAGAAACAGAAATATCTTCAATAGCAAACAGCAGTGATAATATAAAATTATTGATGACAATTCCAGGAATAAACTTCTACACAGCAGCAGGAATACTATCAGAAATAGGAACAATCAACAGATTCGAGAATAAACTTAAATTTGCATCATATACGGGTTTAATACCCGGTGAGCATTCATCAGGTGAAACAATAGTAAAGGGACATATAACAAAGCATGGATCACCATTATTGAGGTTCTTTTTAGTCGAAACAGCACATTCACTTATAAGGTTTACAAAGAAGTTCAGAACCAAGTATCTGAGCATAGTAAGAAGATTGGAGAAGAAGAGACCTATAATAGTCATAGCAAGAATATTAGCAGAAACAATTTATTCAATGCTAAAGAACAATGTAAGATACATTGAAAAGGAAAGAGAGGGAACAGTCAATCCTGATGAACTGTACTTCAAGAGGCTTGAAGAACTATCATTGAAGAAAAAAAACAACATGAATAAACTTGCAGGCAATGTTAAGGTGCATGACGATTCAGCAAATTTAATATACCGAGGAGGCATAAAAGATTGTTAA
- a CDS encoding APC family permease, giving the protein MAEKKLISLPVATAVGLGAIIGAGIFVLSGTTIALAGANALLAFALVGVLAIIIAMEFGELGSMMPHAKGASFSYIFEAFGSEMGFITGILLYFSFSTAIAAIALGFGSYLGSLVGLHYGYFPIVFAIILIFVLSIVNIVGVKKAAKADFYLVIVKLGILTIFVISAIVLAYSTKTLNISNFTVPPAKDNINAIFAASIAVFFAYSGFQSISTLTSDVKGGANKAAKAIVLSVAISMIFYILVVVALMLMVPASKFTISADPLAFALGYVHAPYSLYIIVIVGALIATTSATLAMIMTSSRVLYQIGENKLLPKFFRKFNPKKDVSVNGVITSSMIGIIMLFSGNIYIIAAISNFGLLLSYLVTSFALIHFRRIKKSGTFTTPLYPYTTIAGIVLLILFIYGMPREALDIGVIIILILFMLYYFLIEFKRDKVVKEELFK; this is encoded by the coding sequence ATGGCAGAAAAAAAGTTGATAAGCCTTCCTGTAGCAACTGCAGTTGGACTCGGTGCAATTATCGGCGCTGGCATATTTGTCTTAAGTGGTACAACAATAGCACTGGCTGGAGCCAATGCACTGCTTGCGTTCGCCCTTGTGGGAGTTCTGGCAATTATTATTGCCATGGAATTCGGAGAACTTGGATCCATGATGCCACATGCTAAGGGCGCTTCATTCTCGTACATTTTCGAAGCATTCGGCAGTGAGATGGGATTTATAACAGGAATATTGCTGTATTTCAGTTTTTCCACTGCCATAGCTGCCATAGCGCTGGGATTTGGATCTTACCTCGGTAGCCTCGTGGGCCTTCACTATGGATATTTCCCCATTGTTTTTGCAATTATACTGATTTTTGTGTTATCTATTGTTAACATAGTCGGTGTTAAAAAGGCAGCAAAGGCTGATTTTTATCTGGTAATAGTAAAACTCGGAATATTGACAATCTTTGTTATTTCAGCTATTGTACTTGCATACTCCACTAAAACACTGAATATTTCAAACTTCACAGTGCCTCCTGCGAAGGATAATATCAATGCAATATTTGCTGCAAGCATAGCTGTATTTTTTGCATACTCTGGATTCCAATCAATATCAACACTCACATCAGATGTCAAGGGAGGGGCGAATAAGGCTGCAAAGGCAATAGTATTATCTGTAGCTATCAGCATGATATTCTATATACTTGTCGTTGTTGCATTAATGTTAATGGTTCCCGCTTCAAAGTTTACTATATCCGCTGACCCTCTGGCATTTGCACTGGGTTATGTTCACGCACCATATTCACTTTATATAATAGTAATTGTAGGTGCATTGATAGCCACAACCTCTGCCACACTTGCCATGATAATGACGTCATCAAGAGTACTTTACCAGATCGGTGAAAATAAACTTCTTCCTAAATTTTTCAGGAAATTCAATCCAAAAAAGGACGTTTCTGTCAACGGTGTAATAACTTCGTCCATGATAGGGATTATAATGCTTTTCTCAGGAAATATCTATATAATCGCCGCAATTAGCAATTTTGGACTTTTGCTTTCATATCTAGTAACCAGTTTCGCTTTAATACATTTCAGGAGGATAAAAAAATCCGGAACATTTACGACTCCACTGTATCCTTATACGACCATAGCAGGAATAGTTTTACTTATTTTATTTATATACGGTATGCCCAGAGAGGCTCTTGACATAGGTGTAATTATAATCCTGATACTGTTCATGCTTTATTACTTCCTGATAGAATTCAAACGGGATAAGGTAGTTAAAGAAGAATTATTCAAATAA
- a CDS encoding carbamate kinase, with product MRKTVIALGGNALDNGKSSIKDQIEKATETFSRLAYILNNNESVITYGNGPQVGEIFEKTSYSLSICGAMSQGFLLHVISTAYQNLIDRDVLSKPAVPILSHTVINQNVYTMKPIGAFYDHKIDDSYAMEIGKGYRKMVKSPEPVSILEKDSVTYLMSNGYIPIAVGGGGIPVEKRSNGYTEFDGVVDKDLSSALIGTLIGAEDFIIITDVKNVYLDFASKTGAINKIGYSNMLNYYNKINFEEGTIRPKILAALKFLQRGGKRVCITSIDNIKTMDTGTVIE from the coding sequence TTGAGAAAAACCGTTATTGCTTTGGGAGGAAATGCGCTTGATAATGGGAAATCCTCCATCAAAGATCAGATAGAGAAGGCAACTGAAACATTTTCTCGGCTTGCATACATTCTAAATAACAACGAATCTGTAATAACATATGGTAATGGGCCACAGGTTGGGGAAATATTTGAAAAAACATCCTATTCCCTCAGCATCTGCGGGGCAATGTCACAGGGTTTTTTGCTGCATGTTATTTCGACCGCATATCAAAATCTAATAGATAGGGATGTCCTTAGTAAGCCAGCTGTGCCCATTTTATCCCATACAGTCATTAATCAAAACGTCTACACGATGAAACCTATAGGCGCATTTTACGATCATAAAATTGATGATTCATATGCAATGGAAATTGGAAAGGGATACCGGAAGATGGTTAAATCGCCTGAACCGGTGAGTATACTTGAAAAGGATTCCGTAACATATCTCATGTCGAATGGTTATATACCCATTGCAGTCGGTGGTGGCGGAATACCTGTTGAAAAGAGGTCTAATGGATATACTGAATTCGATGGCGTTGTTGATAAGGACTTGAGCTCAGCTCTCATAGGTACGCTCATAGGGGCAGAGGATTTCATCATCATTACTGATGTGAAAAATGTATATCTTGATTTTGCCAGTAAAACTGGGGCAATTAATAAAATTGGATACAGTAATATGCTCAATTATTATAATAAAATAAACTTTGAAGAAGGCACAATAAGGCCAAAAATTCTGGCCGCACTCAAATTCTTGCAGAGAGGGGGCAAGAGAGTCTGTATAACTTCCATTGACAATATAAAAACTATGGATACAGGTACTGTGATAGAGTGA